One Thermoanaerobacter pseudethanolicus ATCC 33223 DNA window includes the following coding sequences:
- a CDS encoding YlzJ-like family protein, with amino-acid sequence MLYTIIPYELIFEKREDIPTNYIELKMGNKQLVVEKLSNGNYIIQRMYSTNPFDYLNAKYTPGSMISIY; translated from the coding sequence ATGTTATATACAATAATTCCCTATGAATTAATTTTTGAAAAAAGAGAAGATATACCCACCAATTATATAGAACTAAAGATGGGGAATAAACAGTTAGTAGTAGAAAAACTCTCAAATGGAAATTATATAATTCAAAGAATGTATTCTACTAATCCTTTTGATTACCTAAACGCAAAATATACTCCAGGAAGCATGATAAGTATTTATTAG
- a CDS encoding ClpP family protease, which yields MSNFLKNEETEQPQTLPHVQENLKNLGQTNVPNFESNIHCLTIIGQIEGHMILPPQNKTTKYEHIIPQLVAIEENPNIKGVLILLNTVGGDVEAGLAIAEMIASLSKPTVSIVLGGGHSIGVPLAVSANYSYIVPSATMTIHPIRMTGLIVGVPQTFDYFNKMQDRIVEFIVRNSKIKRDTFMKLMLKTGELANDIGTILVGKEAVDYGLIDEIGGIKEALKRLHNMIEEREKKKGEE from the coding sequence ATGAGCAATTTTTTAAAAAATGAAGAAACAGAACAACCTCAGACTTTACCACATGTTCAGGAGAATTTAAAAAATTTAGGCCAGACAAACGTACCTAATTTTGAAAGCAATATTCATTGTCTTACTATAATAGGGCAAATTGAAGGCCACATGATACTGCCTCCACAAAACAAAACCACAAAATATGAACACATAATACCACAATTGGTAGCAATAGAAGAAAACCCTAATATAAAAGGAGTTTTGATTTTATTAAATACTGTAGGAGGAGATGTGGAAGCAGGTCTTGCTATTGCAGAAATGATAGCAAGCCTTTCTAAGCCTACTGTATCTATAGTATTAGGTGGAGGTCACAGTATCGGGGTGCCTTTAGCAGTTTCAGCAAATTATTCTTACATAGTGCCAAGTGCTACCATGACAATACACCCTATCAGAATGACAGGATTAATAGTAGGAGTTCCCCAAACTTTTGATTATTTCAACAAAATGCAAGATAGAATAGTAGAGTTTATTGTGCGAAATTCAAAAATAAAAAGAGATACTTTTATGAAGCTTATGCTTAAAACTGGAGAATTAGCCAACGACATAGGAACAATCTTAGTTGGAAAAGAAGCAGTAGATTACGGTTTGATTGACGAAATAGGGGGTATCAAAGAAGCTTTAAAGAGGTTACACAATATGATAGAAGAAAGAGAAAAAAAGAAAGGTGAAGAATAA
- the dapG gene encoding aspartate kinase: protein MKILVQKFGGTSVSTPERREMATSKVIEAVKNGFSVVVVVSAMGRNGDPYATDTLINMVKSIDSNISKRELDLLMNCGEIISSVTFAATLSKKGYKAKVFTGGQAGIITDDNFGNAEIIKVEPTRLLESLKEGIIPVVAGFQGITEEGDLTTLGRGGSDTTAALLGEALKASAVEIYTDVDGIMTADPRIVSKAHILKKISYNEVFQFAEQGAKVVHPRAVEIAMRGNIPLVIKNTMSDSPGTIITQYNEAYDNIYDIDKLVTGIANMDHRVQIVLENSENTESIFEKIAEEKISIDLINIFPEKQVFTISEMDFKKLQKLLEENNIKYSYRTNCSKVSIIGNRIRGVPGVMARVIKALSRHNIEIYQTADSHNTISCLVSQDKAEEAVRVLHDEFNL, encoded by the coding sequence GTGAAAATATTGGTACAAAAATTTGGTGGAACTTCTGTATCAACACCTGAGAGAAGAGAAATGGCTACATCAAAAGTAATTGAGGCAGTTAAAAACGGTTTTAGCGTGGTAGTAGTAGTTTCTGCAATGGGAAGAAATGGAGATCCTTATGCCACAGACACTCTAATAAACATGGTTAAATCAATAGATAGCAATATTTCAAAACGAGAATTAGATTTATTGATGAATTGTGGTGAAATAATCTCCAGTGTGACTTTTGCTGCAACCCTATCAAAGAAGGGTTATAAAGCAAAAGTATTTACCGGAGGACAAGCAGGCATTATAACAGATGATAATTTTGGCAATGCGGAAATTATAAAAGTAGAACCAACAAGACTTTTAGAAAGTTTAAAAGAGGGAATTATTCCTGTAGTAGCAGGTTTTCAAGGTATCACAGAAGAAGGAGATTTAACTACGTTAGGGCGAGGAGGCAGTGATACAACTGCTGCTCTTTTAGGTGAAGCTCTAAAAGCTTCCGCGGTAGAAATATATACAGATGTAGATGGAATAATGACAGCAGATCCTCGCATTGTTTCAAAAGCTCATATTTTGAAAAAAATAAGTTATAATGAAGTATTCCAATTTGCAGAACAAGGAGCAAAGGTAGTACATCCTAGAGCGGTAGAAATAGCAATGAGAGGTAATATACCCCTTGTTATAAAAAATACCATGTCAGACAGTCCAGGTACCATTATAACTCAATATAATGAGGCTTACGATAATATTTACGATATAGACAAATTAGTCACTGGAATTGCCAATATGGACCATAGAGTTCAAATCGTGCTAGAAAACAGTGAAAATACAGAAAGTATATTCGAAAAAATTGCAGAAGAAAAAATAAGCATTGACCTTATTAATATTTTTCCTGAAAAACAAGTTTTTACAATATCAGAGATGGATTTTAAAAAGTTACAAAAACTTCTTGAAGAAAACAATATAAAATATTCCTACAGAACTAATTGCTCAAAAGTCTCTATAATTGGTAATAGAATAAGAGGCGTTCCAGGAGTAATGGCAAGAGTAATAAAGGCATTATCAAGGCATAATATAGAAATTTATCAAACAGCTGACTCTCATAATACTATTTCTTGCCTTGTAAGTCAAGATAAAGCTGAAGAAGCAGTTAGAGTTCTACATGACGAATTTAATCTTTAA
- a CDS encoding YlmC/YmxH family sporulation protein produces MRLSEFGNKEIVNLTDGRRWGLVEDSDLVIDEETGRIHSIIVYESKGLFRGKTNYIEISWDSIRKIGDDMLIVEFEEKKRRFY; encoded by the coding sequence ATGCGGTTAAGCGAATTTGGAAATAAAGAAATTGTAAATTTAACGGATGGAAGAAGATGGGGATTAGTAGAAGATTCAGATTTAGTTATTGATGAAGAAACAGGAAGGATTCATTCAATAATAGTATATGAATCAAAAGGTTTATTTAGAGGAAAGACAAACTATATTGAAATAAGTTGGGACTCTATAAGAAAAATTGGTGACGATATGCTTATTGTGGAATTCGAAGAAAAGAAAAGACGGTTTTATTAA
- the dut gene encoding dUTP diphosphatase, producing MSIILKIKKTDDAKDLPLPAYMSEGAAGMDLYANVKEEVILQPGEIKLIPTGIQIELPPNFEAQIRPRSGLALNYGITLLNTPGTIDSDYRGEIKLIVINLGKEAVKIARGQRIAQMVINQIVRPTIVEAEILSETKRDEGGFGHTGI from the coding sequence ATGTCCATAATACTTAAGATTAAAAAAACTGATGATGCTAAAGACTTACCTTTGCCTGCTTATATGAGTGAAGGAGCCGCTGGCATGGATTTATATGCTAATGTTAAAGAGGAAGTCATATTACAACCTGGCGAAATAAAACTAATTCCAACAGGTATACAAATTGAACTTCCTCCAAATTTTGAGGCCCAAATAAGGCCAAGAAGCGGCCTAGCTTTAAACTACGGAATAACTCTTTTAAATACTCCTGGTACAATTGATTCCGATTACAGAGGAGAAATAAAATTGATAGTCATCAATTTAGGAAAAGAAGCAGTCAAAATCGCAAGGGGACAAAGAATTGCTCAAATGGTAATCAATCAAATAGTAAGACCAACAATAGTAGAGGCAGAAATCCTTTCAGAAACTAAAAGAGATGAAGGAGGATTTGGCCATACCGGTATATAA
- a CDS encoding M16 family metallopeptidase, which translates to MYEQKIIEGVKVVTCKIPHAYSVYIGIWIKAGSMYEHKAINGISHFIEHMVFKGSKLRSAKQIAEEMDSIGGQLNGFTEKESTCFYIKVLNTHVKQGLDILFDMVFNPAFKEEDIEKEKQVIFEEILTELDSPEDVAYNLLAKTIWKGHPLSFPVLGTFSTIKKLNKEQIVNYYNAHYNKDNIVISIAGNFGDDIYEILQKYLSKIQKTNVISQLTSPIWHKNKAFYEKDFEQVNLCIGLPGITYDLRKVYALAVINNAFGGGMSSRLFQKIREDKGLVYSIYSYPSTYHHAGVFSIFASMNANNFRKVYDLILQEMEEVHSKGLAKEEIDKFKEQLRINVLMDLDSISSRMSTIGKSMLLFNKVHTVEEILQTIDNLTYEEINDLAKKIINPDDMSIAVVGKLNKRDKGWLENVHNT; encoded by the coding sequence ATGTACGAACAAAAGATTATTGAAGGAGTAAAAGTTGTAACTTGTAAAATTCCTCACGCATATTCTGTATACATAGGGATATGGATTAAAGCAGGCTCTATGTACGAACATAAAGCTATAAACGGAATATCTCATTTTATAGAACACATGGTTTTTAAAGGTTCTAAGCTAAGAAGTGCAAAGCAAATTGCGGAAGAAATGGATAGTATTGGTGGACAGTTAAACGGCTTTACTGAAAAAGAAAGTACCTGTTTTTATATAAAAGTCTTAAATACTCACGTAAAACAAGGTCTTGATATACTTTTTGATATGGTATTTAACCCTGCCTTTAAAGAAGAAGACATAGAAAAGGAAAAGCAAGTCATCTTTGAAGAAATATTGACAGAATTAGATTCTCCTGAAGACGTAGCTTATAATCTTTTAGCAAAAACAATATGGAAAGGACATCCCTTGTCTTTCCCTGTACTTGGTACTTTTTCTACTATTAAAAAGCTAAACAAAGAACAAATTGTAAATTATTATAATGCCCATTATAACAAAGATAACATAGTCATTTCTATAGCAGGAAATTTTGGCGATGATATCTATGAAATACTGCAAAAATATTTATCAAAAATTCAAAAAACTAATGTTATTTCTCAATTAACTTCTCCAATTTGGCATAAAAACAAAGCTTTTTATGAAAAAGATTTTGAACAGGTAAATTTATGTATTGGTTTACCTGGGATAACTTATGACTTAAGGAAAGTATATGCTTTAGCCGTCATTAATAATGCTTTTGGTGGAGGAATGAGTTCAAGACTATTTCAAAAAATAAGAGAAGATAAGGGATTGGTTTACTCGATTTATTCTTATCCTTCTACCTATCACCATGCTGGGGTTTTTTCTATTTTTGCTAGTATGAACGCTAATAATTTTAGAAAGGTATATGACTTAATTTTGCAAGAAATGGAAGAAGTGCATTCAAAAGGCTTAGCAAAAGAAGAGATTGATAAATTTAAAGAGCAACTTCGCATAAATGTATTAATGGATTTAGACAGTATAAGCAGTAGAATGAGCACAATAGGAAAATCCATGCTTTTATTTAATAAAGTGCATACTGTAGAGGAAATACTTCAAACAATAGATAACTTAACTTACGAGGAAATAAATGACTTAGCTAAAAAAATTATAAATCCTGATGACATGAGCATAGCCGTGGTTGGAAAACTAAACAAAAGAGATAAAGGGTGGTTAGAAAATGTCCATAATACTTAA
- a CDS encoding polysaccharide deacetylase family protein: protein MKIFYIKYPKKSFWIIFSLAILLLIFLIYIITRSVSVFNSNEPIYKGDTKEKKIAFACNVAWGDEYIPKMLDIFKDNNIHITFFFEGKWAEKNPDVVKDIYQKGHEIGSHGYTHVKYTNLSRQQYEEDIKKSGEILEKITGTKPTLFAPPYGDFNDEVVKVAEQLGYKVILWSLDTIDWNNPSPQTIVDRVMTKYHNGAIVLMHPTQNTVEALPQIIKQLKEKGYKITKVSEVIVDNN, encoded by the coding sequence ATGAAAATATTTTATATAAAATATCCTAAAAAAAGCTTTTGGATTATTTTTTCCTTAGCAATATTACTGCTCATCTTTTTAATTTACATAATTACACGCAGCGTTTCTGTTTTTAACAGCAATGAACCTATTTATAAAGGAGATACAAAGGAAAAAAAGATTGCCTTTGCTTGCAACGTCGCATGGGGAGATGAGTACATACCAAAAATGTTAGATATTTTTAAAGATAACAATATCCATATTACATTTTTTTTTGAAGGAAAATGGGCAGAAAAAAATCCTGATGTTGTAAAAGATATTTATCAAAAAGGCCATGAAATCGGAAGTCATGGATACACACATGTAAAATATACAAATTTAAGTCGGCAACAATATGAAGAAGATATTAAAAAAAGCGGTGAAATTTTAGAAAAAATTACAGGAACAAAACCTACCCTTTTTGCACCACCGTATGGTGATTTCAATGATGAAGTAGTAAAGGTAGCAGAACAATTAGGATATAAAGTTATTCTATGGAGTTTGGACACCATAGATTGGAATAATCCAAGTCCTCAAACAATTGTAGATAGAGTTATGACTAAATATCACAACGGTGCTATTGTGTTAATGCACCCTACTCAAAATACTGTGGAAGCATTGCCACAGATAATAAAACAACTTAAAGAAAAAGGTTATAAAATAACTAAAGTATCGGAAGTAATTGTAGATAACAATTAA
- a CDS encoding polyribonucleotide nucleotidyltransferase, which yields MEERTFEMELAGRKLLVQIGKVAQQANGAAWVKYGDTVVLVTACASKEPREGIDFFPLTVEYEERLYSVGKIPGGFIKREGKPSEKAILSARLIDRPIRPLFPHGYRNDVQVIATVLSVDPDVQPEIVAMIGSSVALSISDIPFNGPTGAVAVGLVDGQFIINPNHEQREKSLMHLVVSGTKDAIVMVEAGAKEIPEETMLDAIMYAHEYIKQIVEFIEGIVKEVGVPKSEVILHEIDKDLEEKVRAYATEKIYNALRTAEKKERNDNLDKVEQEVLEHFKEEYPDNLADIDEVLYNIMKEQMRKMITEERIRVDGRGLDDIRPIWCEVGVLPRTHGSAIFTRGQTQVLTVATLGALGDIQILDGIGDEEAKRYMHHYNFPPYSVGEVRPLRGPGRREIGHGALAERALEPVIPSEEEFPYTIRLVSEVLSSNGSTSQASVCGSTLALMDAGVPIKAPVAGVAMGLIKEGDVVSVLTDIQGIEDFLGDMDFKVAGTEKGITAIQMDIKIPGIDKEILKMALEKARRGRLYILSKMLEVIKEPRKQLSVYAPRVIRMVVDPEKIREIIGPGGKTISKIIAETGVKIDIEEDGRLYITASDLRSGERAKQMIEAITKDIAVGEIYLGKVLRITPFGAFVEIAPGKEGLVHISKLSKKRVQKVEDVVKVGDDILVKVTDIDKLGRISLSRKDALPDEEEEERN from the coding sequence ATGGAAGAACGAACTTTTGAAATGGAACTAGCCGGGAGAAAGTTGTTAGTCCAGATAGGAAAAGTAGCTCAACAAGCAAATGGAGCAGCTTGGGTAAAATACGGGGATACTGTCGTTCTAGTTACTGCCTGTGCTTCCAAAGAACCCCGAGAAGGAATTGACTTTTTTCCTTTAACTGTTGAGTACGAAGAAAGATTGTACTCTGTCGGTAAAATTCCTGGTGGTTTCATAAAAAGAGAAGGGAAACCTAGTGAAAAGGCAATTCTCTCTGCTCGGTTAATTGACAGACCAATTAGGCCTTTATTTCCCCATGGTTATAGAAATGATGTACAAGTTATAGCTACAGTTTTATCTGTTGACCCTGACGTACAACCAGAAATAGTCGCAATGATTGGTTCGTCTGTTGCTCTTTCAATTTCTGATATTCCTTTTAATGGTCCTACAGGAGCGGTAGCAGTAGGATTAGTCGATGGACAATTTATAATTAATCCTAACCATGAGCAAAGAGAAAAAAGCTTAATGCATTTAGTGGTTTCAGGAACGAAAGATGCTATTGTAATGGTGGAAGCAGGGGCAAAAGAGATTCCTGAAGAAACTATGCTAGATGCTATAATGTATGCTCACGAATATATCAAACAGATTGTAGAGTTTATAGAAGGAATAGTTAAAGAAGTAGGTGTTCCGAAAAGCGAAGTAATTTTACATGAAATAGACAAAGACCTAGAAGAAAAAGTAAGAGCCTATGCAACAGAAAAAATATACAATGCGTTAAGAACAGCAGAAAAGAAAGAGAGAAACGACAACTTAGATAAAGTTGAACAAGAAGTTTTAGAGCACTTTAAAGAAGAATATCCTGATAATCTTGCTGATATAGATGAAGTACTTTACAATATAATGAAAGAACAAATGCGAAAAATGATAACAGAGGAAAGAATAAGAGTAGATGGCAGGGGCCTTGACGACATAAGACCAATATGGTGCGAAGTAGGAGTGCTACCCAGAACTCACGGTTCTGCGATTTTCACAAGAGGACAAACTCAAGTGCTTACAGTAGCAACATTAGGTGCATTAGGAGATATTCAGATTTTAGATGGCATAGGAGATGAAGAAGCAAAAAGATATATGCATCATTACAATTTTCCACCCTACAGTGTTGGAGAAGTAAGGCCTCTAAGAGGTCCTGGTAGAAGGGAAATTGGTCATGGAGCTTTAGCAGAAAGGGCTTTAGAACCGGTGATTCCTTCTGAAGAGGAATTTCCCTATACTATAAGATTAGTGTCAGAAGTTTTAAGTTCCAATGGTTCTACTTCTCAAGCTAGTGTTTGTGGCAGTACTTTAGCTTTAATGGATGCAGGAGTTCCAATAAAAGCTCCAGTTGCAGGAGTTGCTATGGGGCTTATCAAAGAAGGAGATGTAGTTTCTGTACTCACTGATATACAAGGAATTGAAGACTTTTTAGGGGATATGGACTTCAAAGTAGCAGGCACAGAAAAAGGAATCACAGCGATACAAATGGATATAAAAATTCCTGGAATTGACAAAGAAATTTTGAAAATGGCTTTAGAAAAGGCCCGAAGGGGTAGACTATACATTCTCAGCAAAATGTTAGAAGTTATAAAAGAACCGAGAAAACAGTTATCAGTATACGCACCTCGTGTTATAAGGATGGTAGTTGACCCTGAAAAAATTAGAGAAATAATCGGACCTGGTGGCAAAACCATAAGTAAAATTATTGCAGAAACGGGAGTAAAAATTGATATTGAAGAAGATGGCAGGTTATACATTACTGCTTCTGATTTGAGATCTGGCGAAAGAGCTAAGCAAATGATTGAGGCTATAACAAAAGATATAGCAGTAGGAGAAATTTATTTAGGAAAAGTGCTTAGAATAACACCCTTTGGAGCTTTTGTAGAAATTGCTCCTGGTAAAGAAGGACTTGTCCACATTTCTAAGCTATCAAAAAAACGGGTACAAAAAGTAGAAGATGTAGTAAAAGTTGGCGATGACATATTGGTAAAAGTCACAGATATAGACAAACTCGGAAGAATAAGCCTTTCAAGAAAAGACGCATTGCCTGATGAAGAGGAAGAAGAAAGAAACTAA
- the rpsO gene encoding 30S ribosomal protein S15: MDKEKKAEIINKFKLHDTDTGSPEVQIALLTERINNLNAHLQVHKKDHHSRRGLLKMVGQRRALLNYLMKTDMERYRAIIEKLDLRK; the protein is encoded by the coding sequence CTGGACAAAGAAAAAAAGGCAGAAATAATCAATAAGTTCAAGCTCCACGATACTGACACAGGTTCTCCAGAAGTTCAAATTGCCCTTTTAACTGAGAGAATAAATAACTTAAATGCTCATTTGCAAGTTCATAAAAAAGACCATCATTCAAGAAGAGGTCTTCTTAAAATGGTTGGGCAAAGAAGGGCACTGTTAAATTATTTAATGAAAACAGATATGGAGAGGTATCGTGCCATTATCGAAAAATTAGATTTAAGAAAATAG
- a CDS encoding bifunctional riboflavin kinase/FAD synthetase — MQIVYESNASKYKEAKVIALGNFDGVHIGHQELIKQAIALSKENNLASAVFTFKQHTSKILTPDKQPELITTYQKKVEILKQFNLDYGIFFDFTESFSKLTAEEFIKKILVELLNIKIAVVGHNYRFGYKALGNVDTLKKYSKIYSYKVYVVPPVIREGIVVSSSYIRELIKSGKVEEANSLLGRFFSLQGKVIHGQEIGRKLGFPTANLQISEDLVLPKAGVYVTRVKIEDKFYIAVTNVGSKPTFGGKSISVESYILDYNENLYDKYLEVEFITRIRDEIKFQNLEALKEQVFKDINYAKNFKNILQQKHYVIK; from the coding sequence TTGCAGATTGTTTATGAAAGCAATGCATCAAAATACAAAGAGGCCAAAGTAATAGCTTTAGGCAATTTTGATGGAGTTCATATAGGTCACCAGGAATTAATTAAGCAAGCAATAGCTCTTTCTAAAGAGAATAACTTAGCGAGCGCTGTTTTCACTTTTAAACAGCATACTTCAAAAATTTTAACCCCTGACAAGCAACCAGAGCTTATAACTACTTATCAAAAAAAGGTAGAAATTTTAAAGCAATTTAACCTTGATTACGGAATATTTTTTGACTTTACTGAAAGTTTTTCTAAATTAACTGCTGAAGAATTTATAAAAAAAATTTTAGTAGAGCTATTAAACATTAAAATAGCAGTGGTGGGACATAATTATAGATTTGGCTACAAAGCTTTAGGGAATGTAGATACATTAAAAAAATATTCCAAAATATATTCATATAAAGTTTATGTTGTCCCACCAGTTATAAGGGAGGGTATTGTAGTAAGCAGCAGCTATATCAGGGAATTAATAAAATCAGGTAAAGTTGAAGAGGCAAATAGTTTATTAGGACGTTTTTTTTCCTTGCAAGGAAAAGTGATTCATGGACAAGAAATTGGGCGAAAATTAGGTTTTCCTACTGCTAATCTACAAATATCAGAAGATTTGGTTTTGCCAAAAGCAGGAGTATATGTGACGCGAGTAAAAATAGAAGACAAATTTTATATAGCTGTCACAAATGTTGGCTCGAAGCCTACTTTTGGTGGCAAAAGCATTTCTGTCGAATCTTACATTTTAGATTACAATGAAAATTTATATGATAAATATTTAGAAGTTGAATTTATAACAAGAATAAGAGATGAAATTAAATTTCAAAATTTAGAAGCCTTAAAAGAACAAGTTTTTAAAGATATTAATTATGCTAAAAACTTTAAAAATATTTTACAACAGAAACATTATGTGATAAAATAA
- the truB gene encoding tRNA pseudouridine(55) synthase TruB, with translation MLNILKPPGMTSHDVVDFIRKIYNIRKVGHTGTLDPDAAGILPVCVGNATKFVSYLLEHDKRYRFEITFGFTTDTLDKSGKIVKGGPVRILREEELRQVLNEFKGKIKQIPPMYSAKKIKGKKLYEYAREGKTIDIPPIEVTIYDIELVEYEPPYRVLIDVKCSKGTYVRALVRDICEKLNMPGYMSMLIRTEVGAFKIEDAYTLEEIREKKVLLQPIDKFIELPSVQLNKMEAEKILKGQFIQNRYPIETSLLKLYDNNGKFLGIGILERNKIRPKRLL, from the coding sequence ATGCTCAATATTTTAAAACCCCCTGGTATGACTTCTCACGATGTTGTAGATTTTATTAGGAAAATCTATAATATACGAAAAGTAGGGCATACAGGAACTTTAGACCCAGATGCAGCAGGAATACTGCCTGTTTGTGTAGGGAATGCCACTAAATTTGTCTCTTATCTTCTTGAGCACGACAAAAGATATAGATTTGAAATAACCTTTGGCTTTACTACAGACACTTTGGATAAAAGCGGCAAAATTGTAAAAGGCGGACCTGTAAGGATTCTGAGGGAAGAAGAATTAAGGCAAGTCTTAAATGAATTTAAAGGGAAAATAAAACAAATTCCTCCAATGTATTCTGCAAAGAAAATAAAAGGAAAAAAGTTATACGAATATGCAAGAGAAGGAAAGACAATTGATATTCCACCTATTGAGGTTACCATATATGATATTGAATTAGTTGAATATGAACCACCTTATCGGGTATTAATAGATGTGAAATGTTCTAAAGGCACCTATGTGAGAGCTTTAGTAAGAGATATATGCGAAAAATTAAACATGCCGGGATATATGTCTATGTTGATAAGAACAGAGGTTGGTGCTTTTAAAATAGAAGATGCTTATACTCTTGAAGAAATAAGGGAAAAGAAAGTATTATTGCAGCCAATAGATAAGTTTATTGAATTACCTTCTGTACAATTAAACAAAATGGAAGCTGAAAAAATTTTAAAAGGCCAATTTATTCAAAATAGATATCCTATTGAAACTTCACTTTTGAAGTTATATGATAATAATGGTAAATTTCTCGGCATTGGGATTTTAGAGCGAAATAAAATCCGTCCAAAAAGACTTCTTTGA
- a CDS encoding DHH family phosphoesterase, whose translation MILIDAINHIKDAKSVIVVSHIAPDGDAIGTVTGMYKVLKKMGKEVDVFIDDEIPEMYNFVPNVEKISRPFYKEADVVLIFDCADEERLGSTKELLKTSAVTINIDHHISNTLYAKLNYVDTNAAATAEIAYQIVKLLGVEFDEEIATSFYTAILTDSGGFMYESTTSITHQIAGDLINNGAKFKEIGDKVFNTLKFNKAKLLGRALNSLTLYKDGRVAYMEILKKDFQETNTNLSHIENIITYARNIEGVEVAVLLVEKEGEIKISLRSKEKIDVNKIANIFDGGGHVRAAGCSIKGNIGEAKEKILQTIFKELEG comes from the coding sequence TTGATATTAATTGATGCAATAAATCACATAAAAGATGCTAAAAGTGTAATTGTAGTATCTCACATTGCACCCGATGGAGATGCTATAGGCACTGTTACAGGAATGTATAAAGTATTAAAAAAAATGGGAAAAGAAGTAGATGTATTCATAGATGACGAAATCCCTGAAATGTACAACTTTGTTCCTAATGTAGAGAAAATATCAAGACCATTTTATAAAGAGGCAGACGTGGTTTTGATTTTTGACTGTGCTGATGAAGAAAGATTGGGCAGTACCAAAGAACTTTTAAAAACTTCTGCTGTAACTATTAATATTGACCATCACATTTCAAATACTTTGTATGCCAAATTGAATTATGTAGATACTAACGCAGCAGCGACAGCAGAAATAGCCTATCAAATTGTTAAATTGTTAGGAGTAGAATTTGATGAAGAAATAGCTACAAGTTTCTATACAGCGATTTTGACAGATAGTGGTGGATTTATGTACGAATCAACTACTTCTATAACTCATCAAATAGCTGGAGACTTAATAAACAATGGCGCTAAATTTAAAGAAATAGGAGATAAAGTTTTTAATACTCTCAAATTCAACAAAGCAAAACTTTTAGGAAGAGCCTTAAATAGCCTTACATTATATAAAGATGGAAGAGTTGCTTATATGGAAATTTTAAAAAAAGACTTCCAAGAAACAAACACAAACCTTTCACATATAGAAAATATTATCACTTATGCTAGAAATATTGAAGGAGTAGAAGTAGCGGTACTTTTAGTTGAAAAAGAAGGAGAGATAAAAATTAGTTTAAGGTCAAAAGAAAAAATAGATGTAAATAAAATTGCAAATATTTTTGACGGTGGAGGCCATGTAAGAGCTGCTGGATGTAGCATCAAAGGAAATATTGGAGAAGCCAAAGAAAAAATTTTACAGACAATATTCAAAGAATTAGAGGGATAA
- the rbfA gene encoding 30S ribosome-binding factor RbfA codes for MQYRNNRLSEEIKKEISKMILEEIKDPRIKAMVSITDIELTKDLRYAKVYVSIYGNEEDKRETFEGLKSAAGYIRHEIGRRIKMRYTPEIIFELDHSIEYGAHISEILKELNKQEGDGN; via the coding sequence ATGCAGTACAGGAATAATCGACTTTCAGAAGAAATAAAAAAAGAGATAAGTAAAATGATTTTAGAAGAAATTAAAGACCCAAGAATTAAAGCAATGGTTAGTATAACTGATATAGAACTTACTAAAGACTTGAGATATGCTAAAGTTTATGTAAGTATTTACGGAAATGAAGAAGATAAACGTGAAACTTTTGAAGGGCTGAAAAGTGCAGCTGGATATATCAGACACGAAATTGGACGGAGAATAAAAATGAGATATACTCCTGAAATCATCTTTGAGTTAGATCACTCTATAGAATATGGGGCTCATATTTCTGAAATATTAAAAGAACTCAATAAGCAAGAGGGTGATGGTAATTGA